The genomic DNA ccgggcggcgggcggcggtggggggcgccgggcggcgcgcggcggcaggggtcttcgggcggcggcgggaggtagagaggagggagagaggagggagtgaGGGGAGTGAGAGAGGAGGGAGTGAGGGGGGCCGGCCGGGATGTGAGAGAggggggccggcggaggcacTTATGAGGGGGCCGGGCacttggtttgccgagtgtccttcGTGGACACTCGATAAagagtttctttgccgagtgtccatcgtaggacactcggcaaacattttttgaaaaaaatttaaaaaatatccaacagttttaaaaaaataccaaattttcacacgaatcAATATAGGTtttctactgactatacaaaaagttttgtagtcaaaccgaactcgaccgtcacttcgactctaaattttattgAATCCTTcttaaagttactattcttcttctgagatgcttcgattTGTAATCAtcatacatgatgaaatgtgcaaaaccttctcaatttttttccacagcctccacgtattatatcatcacatcatgacaaatcttaagatttgcagactttgattgttttttttacaatgtaaaaatactactgcgacacgttcatggtcgtgtttcctgaacaagatgttcgaaatttcttttcatttcatgggttaggtctcaaattggtccaaataacatgaatatcatttttctactcattttattccataatttgaatcacttgcagttcaaatttgacttataccaaaaattcccttgaaatgcaattaattaattaaatatagcaaataaattcaaaaatataccaaattttaacatggagtaccaaatgttgtatgtggggagtagaaaaaatttcatggtgaaaagagaaaaaaaatttatttttttgccgagtgtcaaaaaaaacactggGCAAACCCCCCTccttgccgagtgttttttttgacactcggcaaaccctcctctttgccgagtgttttttttgacactcggcaaacccccctctttaccgagtgttttttatttgacactcggcaaagccactatttgccgagtgttttttatttgacactcggcaaagccactatttgccgagtgtttttttttgccgagtgttttttgtttgccgagtgtccgaaaaaaaacactcggcaaaaataaaacactcggcaaatttaaagtTTCCCGTAGTGCGGCCAGTCCACAACTAACAGGAACCAGAGTGGCCACAATCATATACATCAGCGTATGATTTTGTAGTGTCTCACCACTCTTCTAATCATTTTTTTTCAGTATTCTCCCACCAATAATTAATAATGCAGTTTGACAATTAATAAGATATCTCATATATATATGGTCCTTTACCTGGTCAACTGTTGCTATTTAATCTTAACACCATATCATTGTACTAAAGAAGAAAAATCATAGTGATAGTGACAGTCCAATAAAGGAGCTGgtcatacacacacacacacatgccgCAAAAAGGAAAACACCAGGTGCTACTTTTGCCGACTCTGGTGAACCTGAATGAATACCTTATCTGCAAATAACAAAAAGGATCATGGATACATATACGAGTGGAGGCAGCATATATACGTGAATTTATTTATGTGTTACAGTTTATATATTAAGCACAAATAAAATGAACAAGATTTTTCATGGTACACAAAAACTACTATACATCCTGATTAAAGTTTATAGTGTGAATTTGGGTATAAAATGCAGACGGGTAGAAAGTGATGCTGCATATGCGTGGTCCTTTGGGTGAGAAGAAGGGTTGATGGAGGCATAATTTCTGCCATCAATGTTGTCTCCCCATTGGATGCAATCATCTGTATGTTATGTTTGTCTTCTTGGCCAAGGGATTGCTGCAAGGACCATGGCCGGGGAgaccaagaaaaaagaaaattaattcAGATCGACTTCGGAGAGCGCTTCTGGTCTACTCGTTCTTCATGTTTCATGTCATCTGTCAGAAATGCATCCCCtttctctctaaaaaaatgCATTTAGTCCCTTTAGATTTTGTACAAAAGTTATTATCATTTTGGAACCCGAGTAACTCTCACCCCACCAAAAAAGATGAAGCGCAGATACTGAAACGGCAGCAAACTGGTAATGGTATCTTTACTTGTACACTACCACCATGGGCCAGCTGAAGCATGCATGATTGGACGATCCACGTAGATGCAATTGCAACACGTGGCAGAATTAATTCTTCAGTGCTGAGCACTGATGAGACGGAGCTGGTGTTGGAGCTGCTCTAGCTAGTTACAGTAGCTAGTTAGCCCTCAGATCAGATCATCGACCTGCACTGCAGGCACTCGTTGGGTGGAATGGAAGCTGGAAGCACCTGCAGCATTGCAGCTGGCAGctgtttcttttcctttttgtctGATCCAGCCGCGTTGACAGCGACAAATTATAACATCAATTCGGGACTGGAAAATGTGAGGCACAAAACAACAAGATCGAAAAGTTGTTGCTTGTCAAAGTATTTTTGTCTTCGTCTTGGATCTTGCATTGCTTCACCTAACATGGATGAATTGGAGAATGGCCTCTTGGCTCTGGCCTGTGTCATGAACTCATATGATCATGTATCATCTGAATGCAGGATGGTCGTGGCCTGTGCCCTGTGGTCAACTCCTCACCAACGAACTGTCTGGTTGGTGGACACCAGCATGGACGATCGGTCGCTTGCATTGCATCAACTCATGCAGCATGCAAAATGGACCATTCTTTCTTTAATTCCCCCTCTCTCGTTAATGCAGAAATGCAGCGCTCCGACATGAATTCACATGGTTTAATGCAACATTTATTTCCTTAATTCTGAGCTGAGATGATATCAATcacgccttctgctagcttatGCTGCTGATTACCTTGTCAACCTAAAATTGGCTGAGTCGAAAGGAGATCGAGagtattgagttgcatgcaccaaccacttcaacccaaaagcttaaactGATAAGGaaaggtgggcaattcacttatactcctcCAACAGAGAGTCAGTCAGAAACGTTGAACAACTTGTTCTCTGGCTGCCTCACAACACACACCGGGCTTCATATCTCTGtccttacaagttacaactcTTACTCGCCATGCAAGATGTACGCCCATATAGATGCAATGAACTAATGAAGGCATCACAATTAGTACCATGCAAGTACTAACAACCAAAATGCTCTTCATTTGGCATATTCTCAACAGTCAGATTAACCAATAATCGGTACACTGTACATACGAACCAAACAATGCACATTACAGTCTCCCCATAATCACACGAGTCCGCTTTCACTAAAAAACCGACCAAACAAAACTATACACTTTAAACATGAGAACAGATCTGTAACTACAACAAACCAATATGGACAAAGAATGGACAAAATTTTATGCACACAAGAGCACCACCAAAACCACTTTGAAATCCCAAACAAGATGTGTCAAGCTGTGTCAGATGCTGATGCATCTGGCTTTGAGGGATTCTGAGAGTTGCTTGATATGGGGGATGATGGCTGCTCTGGGCCGACCATCGGAGATTCAGGCCTCGAGGGCACAGGGGAGAGTTCTTCATCTCCTGAATTTTCTTCAACTACAGGTAACAGATTCTCAGTGTACATGAGGTTGCTGTCCTCTTCTGGGTCATCGTCTTCCATGTCGCCATCATCCAAGGAGACAACGTCCTGCGTGGTGCTGAACTGATGGAAATCTACTATCTCACGCAGGAAGCGATTTTCACGGGCATACGTCGAGTTTTCCTGTGCCAGCCTTGATTTCTCGGCCAGTAAGGTCTCCAATTGCACACGAATCTGTTTCAATATTTCAACAACGGGTTGTCCGGAGAGAAAATTTCAGAATATCAAAGACAACCATGTTCACATGTTCTATACAAATGTAGTTAAGAACAAGCTGGCAGCACCAGCAGTTAATAGCTAATATGAAATGAGATAACGGCCTTGACCTCTCATCACTGTACAATATAGTTTCATATGAATGAGGTCAACCACACTAAATGTATGCAATTCTGAGTTTTCATCGGGTTTCAAAAAAATTCTGAGTTTTCAAAAGAGGCAATGTACTGAAAATTCGACCATGTCATGCAAAGTGTTCAGAAATGGAATGAACATTAACAGAAATTTGGTGATGGATTATCAATTTATGCACATAAGGATCGTAAGAGTGTAATTTATCAATTTGGTGATGAATTACCACCCATTCACTATTCTTGGTGTAGTAGAAAATCGAGATGTATGTAATTCACGAGAAGAAATTcaacaagaaaacaaataagTTTGATCACAAAAATATTACCAATTCATCGTCCTCTTCAGTTTTGCTCCCTTTCTGCTTTGTTTCTCGCAACAGCTTGTTCTCTTCTTCTAGCTGGGCGCATCTCTGCTTTGCAAAAGCTAGATCAGCTTTAACGGATTTCAGTTCACGGAGTAGAAGTTTTGCTTTAGCAGCCATTGCATTAGCAACCTGAAAAAGAATTAGGAGGCAAGAGAATTAGAGAAAGACATCAGCACCGCAAGTTACACAAAAAGATCATATATTTACTTTCCTGAACCATAGACATAACCATGGCGAAAGGTGGAAGATTGCTTATTCTGGTCGTTCATTGTGACCAGAGAAAAGCCCTTACGGTGGCAATTAGATGGTCACAGTACTTATATTAGATTACTCTAGAAATCAAATAAGACAACATTAGGCAACTTAAGCAGCCATTATTATTAATTCTCATCCACACTAATAACCATTAGTCCATAACCAAGAGCTTAAGACTTAGTAAAGGGCAATGAAGTAGACATATCTCTCAGCAGAAAAACAAATacccattttttttcctttatttatACTGAGAACTAATATGCAAACGATTCATAAAATTAACCCATTACATAGGAATTCAACTGAATAGAAGGAACACTAAATTTTGCAGTTTTTTCCCATGTAAAAGAAAATATACTTTCTCTGCATTGAGTTTTTGGTATAATTACAGGGCACAATAACATATTTTTCATCAAGATATAAGCATGTGGCACCTTACGTCGCGGGAAGCTTTCAATTGAGTCTCCTCAGCTGCAGATTTATCTTGATCCAATGAGAGATTAGGAGTGCTGATTGTATGTACTGCTGAATTCGACACATAAGAACTGGAACTGGTAGGCTTCCTTCTAATTTgaattttctttgtttcctcAATGATACTGGATGTCTTATTATCCACAATTGTGAGTCCCTCCTGTTAAACCAAGGAAGCAACAACTGTTAATTCTCCAGAGGGTTATAGGGCTGAAGGAAAATAGCTGTACAGAGGTAAGTAAAAGTGATTACTTCCAAGGCATTTTTTATTCTTCCACCAAGCTGGTTGACAGAAGCAGAAAGAGCCTCTGGCCTGATTCGAGCTGCAGCCTCTCCTGTCTTCCAGTGGTTTTCAAATGACCAGCGAGACTGAGGGGCCTAAAATTACAGAAAGTTACAAGAGATGTAAGCAGAATGCCAGCTCCGAACATTATATTACTGAAAAGAGAGACGATGCCATACTCGAGAAGTTCACTTGTGACTGTCTGTATGTTGAGATATTCAGGTACACTTGATGCCTTACCTGATCTCCACTGGATGAACCGGAGTTGCTGCGGGGCCGTTCTTTCCTGAAGTCCTCAAACTTATGCGCCAAGGCGTCCTCGTCGAGAATTCCCTTGGCTTTGCTTGCCAAAGTTTGCCACAATCCAAGCTTGGGCTCGTTTATGGTTTTGAACGATGTGTAACTGTATGATGAAGCAGATTCCTACAAATTAAAGGCAAATCGACACATTACGCCATCTGGCTACCGTTGGTGCTGTGACAGAAACAAGCCGATTGTGCATATCAGATCACCGACAGGGCATATGCGTCATGATTCAGGACATCTAATCTAATAATCAGGAACTCAACAATCCACAGTATTCAAGAATGAGCTGAAATAAGGAGATGGCCTTTGATGAAGCAATTTTCTTTTGGTCCTATTTCTGTTCGTGCAATCAAGACAGCGCAAGATGAAAGAGCGGAGCTCGATC from Setaria italica strain Yugu1 chromosome VII, Setaria_italica_v2.0, whole genome shotgun sequence includes the following:
- the LOC101777523 gene encoding uncharacterized protein LOC101777523 codes for the protein MHSLAVTSLPPFFSPFPWRRENQESPGHHHHHGHDGSPISSKVGCLIDSLLWRRGLLCCVKASPIPMAYRRKQGAADDHRSSYPQESASSYSYTSFKTINEPKLGLWQTLASKAKGILDEDALAHKFEDFRKERPRSNSGSSSGDQAPQSRWSFENHWKTGEAAARIRPEALSASVNQLGGRIKNALEEGLTIVDNKTSSIIEETKKIQIRRKPTSSSSYVSNSAVHTISTPNLSLDQDKSAAEETQLKASRDVANAMAAKAKLLLRELKSVKADLAFAKQRCAQLEEENKLLRETKQKGSKTEEDDELIRVQLETLLAEKSRLAQENSTYARENRFLREIVDFHQFSTTQDVVSLDDGDMEDDDPEEDSNLMYTENLLPVVEENSGDEELSPVPSRPESPMVGPEQPSSPISSNSQNPSKPDASASDTA